Genomic segment of bacterium:
TTCCCACGGGGAATTGAAAGAACACTGGCGTGTAACTTAACCTTCCAATTCGACCACCCCCGTAAGACCTATTCGACATTCCCACGGGGAATTGAAAGCTGAAGATTGTGATGTTGCTGTTATTGAAGAACCAAGTCGTAAGACCTATTCGACATTCCCACGGGGAATAAATTAAATGGTTAATTAAAAATCCTGTCCCGCTTTACTCTTGAGTTGAGCAACTCTCCTCATTATTTTTGTCGTAGTGAAATGGGCGGAGGTAGTGATGAAATTTAAAGTGATATTTTGTTGGATTTTTACTGTTTCTTTTCTTCTCCTCGGCTGCAAGGGCGAAACAAAACCCACCGAAAGAACTGTTGCCATACTCACTACTGCTGACCTGCAAAGCCACATTGTCTCTTTTAGAACGACCATTAATGGAGTGGATATCATAGTAGGGGGGTTCGAGAGGATAGCTGCCGCCGCTAAGAAGGTGCGCAGCGAGGTTGATGTGTCGCTGTTGCTTTCCTCGGGTGATGACCTGATACCACCGCTTCTTTATGTGTTTAAAGGCGAACCTGAGGTTAAGGGGCTTTCTATGGCTGGTTATGATGTTGTTACTCCTGGCAATCACGAGTTTGATGCTGGTGTTGAGGTATATAAACATGCTCTTGGCTTTGCCGATTTCGATGTGGTCTCTGCCAACATTTCTTTTGATGACCAAGATTTGAACGAATTAGTAAAACCGTATGTTGTTAAGGATATTAATGGACTAAAAATAGGTATTTTCGGTCTAATGACCCCTGATTTTTCCCGCGTTTGCAATCCACCCGGTGGCGGGGTGAGTGTTAATGTTGACTATATCTCGGCGGCAGAAAGCGCGGTCCAAAAGCTTGAGGACCAGGGATGCGACATAATAATAGCTCTTACCCATATAGGCACTATGCTTGACAGAAATCTTGCTTCAACGGTTGATGGGATAGATATCATAGTAGGTGGTCATAGCCACGAATATATTTATGAAGTAGTTGGTAATACGATAATCGTTCAGGACGGCTCTAAAGGTGAATACCTCGGTGTGCTTAGATTTGTGTATTCAAACGGTGAAATAAAAGACCCTTACTGGGAAACGATTTTGCTCGACTCCACTGTTGGATGCGATACTACAATCAGGAATGTTATGAATCAATATATGGCTGCTTACGATGAAAGCCTTGGACAAACGATAGGGACAACGACTGTAGCACTTGAGGCGCGAAAGGAGGTTATACGAAGCAGAGAATCAAATCTTGGAAATCTTATAGCTGACTCGTGGCTGGAGTGGTTTGGCGAGGCGGATGTAGCGCTGGTTAACAGTGGTTCTATTAGAGGTGATAAGGTATATCCTGCTGGTGCGATCACCATGAGAACGGTGAATGAAATGCTCCCATTCAGGAACGAAGTTATAATCGCCCGAATGTCAGGTGCTCAGCTAAAACAGGTGCTTGAGATATCTGCGTCGGCATTAAGAATAGCGGGTGATGGATGTCCCGATTCGTGTCGGGCTTCAACGGGTGGTTTTATGCAGATTGGTAACCTGAAAGTAACCATTGATACCACTAAAGCGCCGTTTTGTGCGGTTTACTCGGGAAGAGGAGTCTCGGAGGTGTTGAACTACGGTGAAAGAGTAGTTGACATGAAAGTGCTTAAGGATGGCTCGTGGGTTGATGTTGATTCAACGCAAATATACACGGTTCTCGTGAATGATTGGACAGCGAGCGGTGGCGATGGATATTACATGTTCGTGAGCGGTGATGTAGAAATAGAACACACGACTGTTGTGGCTACAGATATTCTATCGAATTACATTCGGTTGCACTCGCCGATCTCGCCGGAGATTGAGGGAAGAATTGCATTCTTACCCCGCTAATCATTGGGCGTTAACTTCTCTTGGGAACATGTTGCAACGCCAATATTCTAATCCTATATTCAGTTTGGAGTTCAGTCAGAGTAACTTCGATTGATATGCATATTTTATTTGTTACAAGTGCTAAAACCGGCGGCGCATTAACGGAACTTGTCGAGCAGGTTAAAGCCCTCAAGGATTCCCATAGCATAACGGTTGTGCGCATGCTTAAGGATTCAGTCCCTATAGAATTTACAAAGGAGATATTTTTGGACCTTCCTTTTCCGAAAAAATTGCCCCAGCAGGTGATTGCGCTGAAAAAGCTGCCC
This window contains:
- a CDS encoding bifunctional metallophosphatase/5'-nucleotidase, translating into MKFKVIFCWIFTVSFLLLGCKGETKPTERTVAILTTADLQSHIVSFRTTINGVDIIVGGFERIAAAAKKVRSEVDVSLLLSSGDDLIPPLLYVFKGEPEVKGLSMAGYDVVTPGNHEFDAGVEVYKHALGFADFDVVSANISFDDQDLNELVKPYVVKDINGLKIGIFGLMTPDFSRVCNPPGGGVSVNVDYISAAESAVQKLEDQGCDIIIALTHIGTMLDRNLASTVDGIDIIVGGHSHEYIYEVVGNTIIVQDGSKGEYLGVLRFVYSNGEIKDPYWETILLDSTVGCDTTIRNVMNQYMAAYDESLGQTIGTTTVALEARKEVIRSRESNLGNLIADSWLEWFGEADVALVNSGSIRGDKVYPAGAITMRTVNEMLPFRNEVIIARMSGAQLKQVLEISASALRIAGDGCPDSCRASTGGFMQIGNLKVTIDTTKAPFCAVYSGRGVSEVLNYGERVVDMKVLKDGSWVDVDSTQIYTVLVNDWTASGGDGYYMFVSGDVEIEHTTVVATDILSNYIRLHSPISPEIEGRIAFLPR